Proteins encoded by one window of Catharus ustulatus isolate bCatUst1 chromosome Z, bCatUst1.pri.v2, whole genome shotgun sequence:
- the LOC117010937 gene encoding iporin-like — protein MVVQGYSCTCFHCFFLTLIIFHPCSIRSLEFWFNHLYNHEDIILAHYQPVGFLCLSHSVCQPLFEELLLLLQPLSLLPFNLDLLFEHHLMQMGKEQQQQKELLRVKQDLLLSVHSTLQLMRTRGSSEDPDGCSTAPEPCQGGARNGDISPGHSPQQAGSGKRVKGVGASCGEGDREEEQSKMRESTWEGKKDKQAGWWYQLMQTSQIYIESSAEGSKFIRSEKKKAALNPAPRSVQTHKAPPPREGVVEDAEACPIAEGTLEERPKVVSKPSPEAVEEPLEKPQQVVVGEEGKERSWPFWMGSPPDSVLTELKRSKEKEAQQRVGAAAAAAAPQEDSSTSASEGSQPIKWGHLFGSRKVQKEPRQPNR, from the exons ATGGTTGTTCAGGGTTACAGCTGCACAT GTTTCCACTGTTTCTTTCTTACCCTGATCATTTTCCATCCCTGCAGTATCCGGTCCCTGGAGTTCTGGTTCAACCACCTTTACAACCATGAAG ACATCATCCTGGCACACTACCAGCCAGTGGGCTTCTTGTGCCTGTCTCACAGTGTGTGCCAGCCTCTTTTTgaggagctcctgctcctgctccagcctctctccctgctgcccttcaACCTAGACCTCCTGTTTGAGCACCACCTGATGCAGATgggcaaagagcagcagcagcagaaggagctgctgcgTGTGAAGCAGGACCTGCTGCTTTCCGTGCACTCCACCCTGCAGCTGATGCGGACCCGGGGCAGCAGTGAGGATCCTgatggctgcagcactgcccctgaACCATGCCAAGGGGGTGCCAGGAATGGTGACATCTCACCAGGCCACAGCCCACAGCAAGCTGGGAGCGGGAAGAGGGTCAAGGGAGTGGGGGCCTCCTGCGGAGAAGGTGAcagggaggaagagcagagcaagATGCGAGAGAGCACATGGGAGGGGAAGAAGGACAAGCAGGCAGGCTGGTGGTACCAGCTCATGCAGACCTCTCAGATTTACATTGAGAGCTCAGCCGAAGGCTCCAAGTTCATCCGCTCTGAGAAGAAGAAGGCGGCTTTGAATCCTGCGCCCAGGTCAGTGCAGACCCACAAGGCACCACCTCCCCGAGAAGGGGTGGTGGAGGATGCAGAGGCTTGTCCCATTGCTGAGGGCACCTTGGAGGAGAGGCCCAAGGTGGTCAGCAAGCCGAGTCCTGAAGCCGTGGAAGAGCCCTTGGAAAAGCCCCAGCAGGTTGTGGTTGGTGAAGAGGGGAAGGAACGGAGCTGGCCCTTCTGGATGGGCAGCCCCCCAGACTCTGTGCTTACAGAGCTAAAGCGCAGCAAGGAGAAGGAGGCTCAGCAAagagtgggagcagcagcagcagcagcagcccctcaaGAGGATAGCAGCACCAGTGCATCAGAGGGCAGCCAGCCCATCAAGTGGGGACACTTGTTTGGGTCCAGGAAGGTACAGAAGGAGCCCAGGCAACCAAACAGGTAA
- the LOC117010936 gene encoding receptor-type tyrosine-protein phosphatase U-like — protein MVWQEKTSVIVMLTGLVEQNKIKCEQYWPEQEQVYGDFTVTLNNTWTTTGLVKRIFCLQKAGCALPRAVEQFHYLLWPDHGVPRNASQLLCLVEVVNKRVLEAPAGPVLVHCSAGIGRTGTFIALDFLLKMGKAEGKVDVFHCVQQLREQRVGMVQTKEQYSFLYEALLEGLLCGNTAVPVESITPLVHSLREDETTGHRRVLEKEFKALQRFSELFQLLPCREAENPRNQPKNRKPGILPADSCRPILMSSVNADGSPAYINAVFASVRLRPPPDGSGSGQRGPSCAALLTARQSIPPGLRCRSPGAPGSGCWPCCQEMAPAIGGALPVPAAQQRVPDTARGS, from the exons ATGGTCTGGCAGGAGAAGACCTCAGTCATTGTGATGCTGACGGGCTTAGTGGAGCAGAACAAG ATCAAGTGTGAGCAGTACtggccagagcaggagcaggtctACGGCGACTTCACCGTGACACTCAACAACACCTGGACCACCACAGGCCTTGTCAAACGCATCTTCTGCCTGCAGAAG GCGGGCTGTGCTCTCCCAAGAGCAGTGGAGCAGTTTCACTACCTGCTGTGGCCGGACCACGGGGTGCCCAGGAACGCGTCgcagctgctgtgcttggtGGAGGTGGTGAACAAGAGGGTGTTGGAAGCACCTGCTGGACCCGTGCTGGTGCACTGCAg TGCCGGGATCGGGCGCACGGGCACCTTCATCGCCCTGGACTTCCTCCTGAAGATGGGCAAGGCTGAGGGGAAGGTGGATGTGTTTCACTGCGTGCAGCAGCTGCGGGAGCAGCGGGTCGGCATGGTGCAGACCAAG GAGCAGTACAGCTTCCTGTACGAGGCACTTCTCGAAGGCTTGCTCTGCGGCAACACTGCGGTCCCAGTGGAGAGCATCACCCCCCTTGTCCACTCCCTTCGAGAAGATGAGACCACAGGCCACCGCAGAGTCCTAGAGAAGGAGTTCAAG GCCCtgcagagattttctgagttgtTCCAGCTCCTGCCGTGCAGAGAAGCAGAGAACCCCAGAAACCAACCCAAGAACCGCAAGCCGGGGATCCTACCAG CGGATTCCTGCCGGCCCATCCTGATGTCCTCGGTGAACGCAGACGGCTCTCCAGCCTACATCAACGCCGTGTTCGCCAGCGTAAGGCTCCGGCCGCCGCCGGACGGGAGCGGCTCCGGGCAGCGGGGACCCTCCTGCGCTGCCCTGCTCACGGCCAGGCAGAGCATCCCGCCCGGGCTGAGGTGTCgcagccctggggctcctggcagtggctgctggccctgctgccaggagatGGCCCCCGCGATCGGCGGAGCCCTGCCTGTGCCGGCAGCGCAGCAGCGTGTGCCGGACACAGCCCGTGGGAGCTGA